One window of the Brevundimonas goettingensis genome contains the following:
- the ettA gene encoding energy-dependent translational throttle protein EttA → MAQQYIFQMQGLTKTFPGGKKIFENIWLSFYNDAKIGVVGVNGSGKSTLLKIMAGLDSEFTGEAKAADGVKRGYLEQEPHLDDALTVRENVEAWCEEKQWVNRFNAIAMEMAEEYSDELMEEMTALQEKIDAGDVWDIDSRIEMAMDALRCPPDDWMTTNLSGGEKRRVALARLLLSKPDMLLLDEPTNHLDAESVAWLQHHLEAFPGCVILVTHDRYFLDLVTKWTLELDRGKGIPYEGNYSGWLEQKQKRVVQEQSESEARQRALTRELEWVRSGAKARQAKSKARLAAYEKMVSEQENSRQAQTHAVIQIPPGPRLGNVVLEVEGLQKSYGDKVLFDNLTFKLPPNGIVGVIGPNGAGKSTMFKLITGQETPDGGTVKVGETVKLAYVDQSRDALDPNKTIWEEVSGGTDVMLVGKREINTRAYVGSFNFKGGDQQKKVGQLSGGERNRVHLAKTLATGGNLILLDEPTNDLDIETLQNLEEALEEFAGCAVVISHDRWFLDRLATHILAFEGDSHVEWFEGNFEAYEEDKKRRLGADSLIPHRIKFQKFGR, encoded by the coding sequence ATGGCGCAGCAATATATTTTCCAGATGCAGGGTCTGACCAAGACCTTTCCTGGCGGCAAAAAAATCTTCGAAAACATTTGGTTGAGCTTCTACAACGACGCCAAGATCGGCGTCGTCGGGGTCAACGGCTCGGGTAAGTCCACCCTTCTGAAGATCATGGCCGGTCTGGACAGCGAGTTCACCGGCGAGGCCAAGGCCGCCGACGGCGTCAAGCGCGGCTATCTGGAGCAGGAGCCCCACCTCGACGACGCCCTGACGGTGCGTGAGAACGTCGAGGCCTGGTGCGAAGAGAAGCAGTGGGTCAACCGCTTCAACGCCATCGCCATGGAAATGGCCGAGGAGTACTCCGACGAACTCATGGAGGAGATGACCGCCCTCCAGGAGAAGATCGACGCCGGCGACGTCTGGGACATCGACAGCCGCATCGAAATGGCCATGGACGCCCTGCGCTGCCCGCCCGACGACTGGATGACCACCAACCTGTCCGGCGGTGAAAAGCGTCGCGTGGCCCTGGCCCGCCTGCTCCTGTCCAAGCCCGACATGCTGCTGCTCGACGAACCGACCAACCACCTCGACGCCGAGAGCGTCGCCTGGCTGCAGCACCACCTGGAAGCCTTCCCGGGCTGCGTCATCCTGGTGACCCACGACCGTTACTTCCTCGACCTCGTTACCAAATGGACGCTCGAGCTCGATCGCGGCAAGGGCATCCCCTACGAAGGCAACTACTCCGGCTGGCTGGAGCAGAAGCAGAAGCGCGTCGTTCAGGAGCAGTCGGAATCCGAAGCCCGCCAGCGCGCCCTCACCCGCGAACTGGAATGGGTCCGCTCGGGCGCCAAGGCCCGTCAGGCCAAGTCCAAGGCCCGTCTGGCCGCCTATGAGAAGATGGTCTCTGAGCAGGAGAACTCGCGTCAGGCCCAGACCCACGCCGTCATCCAGATCCCGCCCGGCCCGCGCCTCGGCAACGTCGTTCTGGAGGTCGAGGGTCTGCAGAAGTCCTATGGCGACAAGGTCCTGTTCGACAACCTGACCTTCAAGCTGCCGCCCAACGGCATCGTCGGCGTCATCGGCCCCAACGGCGCCGGCAAGTCGACCATGTTCAAGCTGATCACCGGCCAGGAAACCCCGGACGGCGGTACGGTCAAGGTCGGCGAAACGGTCAAGCTGGCCTATGTCGACCAGTCGCGCGACGCGCTCGATCCCAACAAGACCATCTGGGAAGAAGTGTCGGGCGGCACCGACGTGATGCTGGTCGGCAAGCGCGAGATCAACACCCGCGCCTATGTCGGCTCGTTCAACTTCAAGGGCGGCGACCAGCAGAAGAAGGTCGGCCAGCTGTCCGGCGGTGAGCGCAACCGCGTCCACCTGGCCAAGACCCTGGCCACCGGCGGCAACCTGATCCTGCTCGACGAACCGACCAACGACCTGGACATCGAAACGCTTCAGAACCTCGAAGAGGCGCTGGAAGAGTTCGCCGGCTGCGCCGTGGTCATCTCCCACGACCGCTGGTTCCTGGACCGTCTGGCCACCCACATCCTGGCCTTCGAAGGCGACAGCCACGTCGAATGGTTCGAAGGAAACTTCGAGGCCTACGAAGAAGACAAGAAGCGCCGCCTGGGAGCCGACAGCCTGATCCCCCACCGGATCAAGTTCCAGAAGTTCGGGCGGTAA
- a CDS encoding cellulase family glycosylhydrolase: MVATRLIALCGALSLAVAASPTAAQIASPEPGFLHARGTEIVDGQGRPILLRGMGLGGWVLQEGYMLQLPELGQQHVIRARIAALIGEEKTEAFYAAWRANYVTKSDIDAMGRWGFNSVRVPLHYDQLTLPADREPTPDVDTWNEAGFQQIDDLIGWVKANGMVLILDLHAAPGGQGTDLAISDRDPSKPSLWESPENRRKTVALWRKLAERYADEPAVGAYDILNEPNWDFEKPGGGHGCEETTNAPLRSLMMEITAAIREVDRRHLIVIEGNCWGNNYRGVLPVWDDNMALSFHKYWNANDVASIADIVRLRDENQVPIWLGESGENSNTWFRDAIRLVEDQNIGWAFWPLKKIGFNQPLEVVPNPGWPALVAWLTGKGPAPTPAEAEATLMRMAEHDIRFENNTVHPDVIDAMLRQPHSDATMPFADHRIGSGPVVIPAADYDLGRAGHAWSDTRDASYESPGQRIWWNTGRTYRNDGVDIGREGDGSPFVTDFVTGEWLRYTVTADAAGERAVAVSVRSASPARLSLSLNGAAPVEIAVPADSDWREVATPPLPFVAGSNRLILKVEDCSDCEVRSLTAAAD; encoded by the coding sequence ATGGTCGCCACACGCCTGATCGCCCTCTGCGGCGCCCTTTCGCTTGCCGTCGCGGCCTCGCCGACGGCCGCCCAGATCGCCTCCCCCGAACCCGGCTTCCTGCATGCGCGCGGGACCGAAATCGTCGATGGTCAGGGCCGGCCGATCCTCTTGCGCGGCATGGGTCTGGGCGGCTGGGTCCTGCAGGAGGGCTATATGCTGCAACTGCCCGAACTGGGTCAGCAGCACGTCATCCGCGCCCGCATCGCCGCCCTGATCGGCGAGGAGAAGACCGAGGCCTTCTACGCCGCCTGGCGCGCCAACTACGTCACCAAGTCCGACATCGACGCCATGGGCCGCTGGGGCTTCAACTCGGTGCGCGTGCCGCTTCACTACGACCAGCTGACCCTGCCCGCCGACCGCGAGCCGACACCGGACGTCGACACCTGGAACGAAGCCGGGTTCCAGCAGATCGACGACCTGATCGGCTGGGTGAAGGCCAACGGCATGGTCCTGATCCTCGACCTGCACGCCGCACCGGGCGGTCAGGGGACCGACCTCGCCATCTCCGACCGCGATCCCTCGAAGCCCTCGCTGTGGGAAAGTCCCGAGAACCGCAGGAAGACCGTCGCCCTGTGGCGCAAACTGGCCGAACGCTATGCCGACGAGCCCGCCGTCGGCGCCTATGACATCCTCAACGAGCCGAACTGGGACTTCGAAAAGCCGGGTGGCGGGCACGGCTGCGAGGAGACGACCAACGCCCCGCTGCGCTCCCTGATGATGGAGATCACCGCCGCCATCCGCGAGGTCGACCGCCGCCACCTGATCGTCATCGAGGGCAATTGCTGGGGCAACAACTATCGCGGCGTCCTGCCCGTCTGGGACGACAACATGGCGCTCAGCTTCCACAAATACTGGAACGCCAACGACGTGGCCTCGATCGCCGACATCGTGCGGCTGCGGGATGAAAATCAGGTCCCGATCTGGCTGGGCGAGTCAGGCGAGAACTCCAACACCTGGTTCCGCGACGCCATCCGTCTGGTCGAGGACCAGAACATCGGCTGGGCCTTCTGGCCGCTGAAGAAGATCGGGTTCAACCAGCCGCTGGAGGTGGTTCCCAACCCCGGCTGGCCGGCGCTTGTCGCCTGGCTGACCGGCAAGGGTCCTGCCCCGACGCCCGCCGAGGCCGAGGCGACCCTGATGCGGATGGCCGAACACGACATCCGCTTCGAGAACAACACCGTCCACCCCGACGTCATCGACGCCATGCTGCGCCAGCCGCATTCGGACGCGACGATGCCGTTCGCCGACCATCGCATCGGGTCAGGCCCCGTGGTTATCCCAGCCGCCGACTACGACCTCGGCCGCGCCGGCCACGCCTGGTCCGACACCCGCGACGCCAGCTATGAGAGCCCCGGCCAGCGGATCTGGTGGAACACCGGCCGGACGTACCGGAACGACGGCGTTGATATCGGCCGCGAGGGGGACGGGTCGCCCTTTGTCACTGACTTCGTCACCGGCGAATGGCTGCGCTACACGGTGACGGCCGACGCGGCGGGGGAGCGGGCCGTGGCGGTGTCCGTTCGTTCAGCCAGCCCTGCGCGATTGTCCCTGAGCCTGAACGGCGCCGCGCCGGTCGAGATCGCGGTTCCCGCCGACTCCGACTGGCGCGAGGTCGCGACGCCTCCCCTGCCGTTCGTCGCGGGGAGCAACCGTTTGATCCTGAAGGTTGAGGATTGTTCCGACTGCGAGGTGCGAAGCCTGACGGCGGCGGCGGACTGA
- a CDS encoding 3-oxoacyl-ACP reductase family protein encodes MSTPSLPLSGKRALVTGGARGIGAAIARQLAADGADVAVTYEKSAEKAEALAAEIRSQGRKAVAIQADAGSVEGPKKAVTEAVAGLGGLDIVVNNAGIAGGAMFADQSVEEIEALLNVNVRGVFLTSQAALPHLGEGGRIISISSVLAHRVPFPGVTVYSATKSALEAFTLGLSREVGARGITVNMVKPGATDTDMNPADGPNAPTMLAGISLGRYGQPSDIASAVAFLAGPGANYITGTSILVDGGIGA; translated from the coding sequence ATGAGCACTCCCTCTCTCCCTCTTTCTGGCAAACGCGCCCTCGTCACCGGCGGCGCGCGCGGCATTGGTGCGGCCATCGCCCGCCAACTGGCCGCCGACGGCGCCGACGTCGCCGTCACCTATGAGAAGTCCGCCGAAAAGGCCGAGGCCCTCGCCGCCGAAATCCGCAGCCAGGGCCGCAAGGCCGTCGCCATCCAGGCCGACGCCGGCTCCGTCGAAGGGCCGAAGAAGGCCGTGACCGAAGCGGTCGCCGGCCTCGGCGGCCTCGACATCGTCGTCAACAACGCCGGGATCGCCGGCGGCGCGATGTTCGCCGACCAGTCGGTCGAGGAGATCGAAGCCCTGCTCAACGTCAATGTCCGCGGCGTCTTCCTGACCAGCCAGGCGGCCCTGCCGCACCTGGGCGAAGGCGGCCGGATCATCTCGATCTCCAGCGTCCTGGCCCACCGCGTGCCCTTCCCCGGCGTGACCGTCTATTCGGCGACCAAGTCGGCGCTGGAAGCCTTCACCCTGGGCCTGTCGCGCGAAGTCGGCGCGCGGGGGATCACCGTCAACATGGTCAAGCCCGGCGCCACGGACACCGACATGAATCCGGCGGACGGCCCCAACGCCCCGACCATGCTGGCCGGCATCTCGCTGGGCCGCTACGGCCAGCCGTCGGACATCGCGTCGGCGGTCGCCTTCCTGGCCGGTCCGGGCGCAAACTACATCACCGGGACCAGCATCCTGGTCGACGGCGGCATCGGCGCCTGA
- a CDS encoding TetR/AcrR family transcriptional regulator: MRVFWEKGYAGASMSDLTAAMGIASPSLYAAFGSKEGLYREAIDHYVSSFSGGFWGVMEAPTARESVEGVLRNAARVFTDGDFPSGCMVIQTAAESGEMSPELAASLCEIRASTTETLAARIRKGMAEGELSPTTDARAVAQFYAAVHKGLSLSAKGGAGREELDSVVSSAMKAWGPLTS; this comes from the coding sequence ATGCGCGTGTTCTGGGAGAAGGGCTATGCAGGCGCCTCGATGAGCGATCTGACCGCCGCAATGGGCATCGCCTCGCCCAGCCTCTACGCCGCCTTCGGCTCCAAGGAGGGTCTCTATCGCGAGGCGATCGACCACTATGTCTCGAGCTTCAGCGGCGGCTTCTGGGGCGTGATGGAGGCGCCGACGGCGCGCGAAAGCGTCGAGGGCGTGCTGCGCAATGCCGCCCGCGTCTTCACCGACGGCGACTTCCCCAGCGGCTGCATGGTCATCCAGACCGCCGCCGAGAGTGGAGAAATGTCGCCCGAACTCGCCGCCAGCCTGTGCGAGATCCGGGCCAGCACCACCGAGACCCTGGCTGCGCGGATCCGCAAGGGCATGGCCGAGGGCGAACTGTCGCCGACCACCGACGCCCGGGCGGTCGCGCAATTCTACGCCGCCGTCCACAAGGGACTGAGCCTCAGCGCCAAGGGCGGGGCGGGGCGTGAGGAGCTGGATTCGGTGGTCAGTTCGGCGATGAAGGCCTGGGGGCCGCTCACCTCCTGA
- a CDS encoding NrsF family protein, protein MKTDDLIQALAADLPPARRLDRRLLLSLIPAAIVVLVTVGLWLGYRDDLMAAMRGPVFWAKAAYTTLMAGAGFWLLDRLGRPGASPKGPLILLAAVLTLAVGLGLYELFTLPMPERMPAMMGDSAHVCAPNIALLSLVAAPFVFWAARAFAPTRPMLAGAAAGLLTGGLATTLYGLHCPEHAAAFVGLWYTLGMAMAVAAGAVIGKFAFRW, encoded by the coding sequence ATGAAGACTGACGACCTGATCCAGGCCCTCGCCGCCGACCTGCCGCCCGCGCGCCGTCTGGACCGACGGCTGCTGCTGTCCCTGATCCCCGCCGCGATCGTGGTGCTGGTCACCGTCGGCCTGTGGCTCGGTTATCGCGACGACCTGATGGCGGCCATGCGCGGCCCGGTCTTCTGGGCCAAGGCGGCCTACACCACCCTCATGGCGGGCGCCGGCTTCTGGCTGCTGGATCGGCTGGGTCGGCCGGGCGCCAGTCCGAAGGGGCCGCTGATCCTGCTGGCCGCCGTTCTGACCCTGGCGGTGGGCCTCGGCCTCTATGAGCTGTTCACCCTGCCGATGCCTGAACGGATGCCGGCCATGATGGGCGACAGCGCCCATGTCTGCGCGCCGAACATCGCCCTGCTCAGCCTCGTGGCGGCGCCCTTCGTCTTCTGGGCCGCCCGCGCCTTCGCCCCGACCCGGCCCATGCTGGCGGGCGCCGCGGCGGGGCTGCTGACCGGCGGTCTGGCAACGACCCTTTACGGCCTCCATTGCCCCGAGCACGCGGCGGCCTTCGTAGGCCTCTGGTACACGCTGGGAATGGCGATGGCCGTGGCGGCCGGAGCCGTGATCGGGAAGTTCGCCTTCCGCTGGTAG
- a CDS encoding sigma-70 family RNA polymerase sigma factor has protein sequence MLRGLDGDAAAWRVLLTDLGAHLRPYFRTRLFDGGADAEDLVQETLIAIHAKRATWDPFQSFSGWAWAIAHHKLVDHLRRRGRRPTHPLEEASALFADHTVEDGATKADLGRCLALLPARQRKLIEDVRLKGLSVAEAAERHGYSLTAAKVSIHRSLKSLNARFAPAGEAVDED, from the coding sequence ATGCTCCGCGGTCTCGACGGCGACGCGGCGGCCTGGCGCGTGCTGCTCACCGACCTGGGCGCGCATCTGCGCCCCTATTTCCGGACCCGCCTGTTCGACGGCGGCGCCGACGCCGAGGACCTTGTGCAGGAAACCCTGATCGCCATCCACGCCAAGCGCGCGACCTGGGACCCATTCCAGTCGTTCAGCGGCTGGGCCTGGGCGATCGCCCACCACAAGCTGGTCGACCATCTGCGCCGACGCGGCCGCCGGCCCACCCATCCGCTCGAAGAGGCCTCGGCCCTGTTCGCCGATCACACGGTCGAGGACGGGGCGACCAAGGCGGACCTGGGCCGCTGCCTCGCCCTGCTGCCCGCCCGCCAGCGCAAGCTGATCGAGGATGTGCGGCTGAAGGGCCTGTCGGTCGCCGAGGCCGCCGAACGCCACGGCTATTCCCTGACGGCGGCAAAGGTCTCGATCCACCGCAGTCTCAAGTCGCTCAACGCCCGTTTTGCGCCTGCCGGGGAGGCCGTCGATGAAGACTGA
- a CDS encoding TIGR02466 family protein: MTLRPLFVTQVYEATLATTPGFEDFNADLSDACRMLADEDGAGRAWSKAHAYRGYTSYGSLNDLPNRMPEFAELKKHLDRHALAYAKALNFNLARKPRLDNLWVNILKPGGGHTGHIHPHAFLSGTVYVEVPDGASALKLEDPRLPMMMARPGVVADAPEAEKPFVYLAPSAGTVLMWESWLRHEVPTNQAKSERISISFNYA; this comes from the coding sequence ATGACCCTTCGCCCCCTCTTCGTCACCCAGGTCTATGAGGCCACCCTCGCCACCACGCCGGGGTTCGAGGATTTCAACGCCGATCTGTCGGACGCCTGTCGCATGCTGGCCGACGAGGACGGCGCCGGCCGCGCCTGGAGCAAGGCGCACGCCTATCGCGGGTATACCTCCTACGGCTCTCTCAACGACCTGCCGAACCGGATGCCCGAGTTCGCCGAGCTGAAGAAACACCTCGACCGCCACGCCCTCGCCTATGCGAAGGCCTTGAATTTCAATCTCGCCCGCAAGCCGCGCCTGGACAATCTGTGGGTCAACATCCTCAAGCCCGGCGGCGGTCATACCGGCCATATCCACCCCCATGCCTTCTTGTCGGGCACCGTCTATGTCGAGGTCCCGGACGGCGCCTCGGCGCTCAAGCTCGAGGACCCGCGCCTGCCGATGATGATGGCCCGGCCGGGCGTGGTCGCCGATGCGCCCGAGGCCGAGAAGCCCTTCGTCTATCTGGCCCCTTCGGCGGGCACGGTGCTGATGTGGGAAAGCTGGCTGCGCCACGAGGTGCCGACCAATCAGGCGAAGTCCGAGCGGATCTCGATCAGCTTCAACTATGCCTAG
- a CDS encoding MATE family efflux transporter codes for MPRPMLSPTSRTATKDLLRLAWPVILARLGIMTMGLTDVIVVGNYSARELAFSSLALAPMSIVVTTAVGLMMGVQVMTARFLGEGRRAEVGAVLRRGISYSLQLGVAAMLVLLLLGPLGLKHAGLADGLGEGASPALRIFALSMPGYLVSVAAQFFLEALHKPKAGMWAMWVANGINLALNLLLVPDILGLGIHGAAASAWATFAARTSLAVFLIVYIVRLPEARELGVFLKPSRDPLAEREQRKVGYGAGSSYFIEVGAFAAMTFIAGQLGAIETSAWAIVLNVSAIVFMVPMGLSAATAVLVGRAYGARDGRGVLRAGLVGIGVVTVLTVVVAIGLWLFAPVVASAYNRDPLLLAVVTPALVLATLFFVADGIQVVSASANRAAGDVWWPTIMHFGAYTLVMMPVGWILAHQLGVNGLVWAVIIASLVSSALLTGRFVRVARRLSA; via the coding sequence GTGCCGCGTCCCATGTTGAGCCCGACCTCCAGAACCGCGACCAAAGACCTGCTGCGCCTCGCCTGGCCGGTGATCCTGGCGCGTCTGGGCATCATGACCATGGGCCTGACCGATGTGATCGTGGTCGGCAACTATTCGGCGCGGGAGCTGGCGTTCAGCTCCCTGGCCCTCGCCCCCATGAGCATCGTCGTGACCACTGCGGTCGGCCTGATGATGGGGGTGCAGGTCATGACCGCCCGCTTCCTCGGCGAGGGACGGCGGGCCGAGGTCGGCGCCGTCCTGCGGCGCGGTATCTCCTATTCGCTGCAGCTGGGCGTGGCGGCCATGCTGGTCCTCTTGTTGCTCGGTCCGCTGGGGCTGAAGCACGCGGGTCTGGCCGACGGTCTGGGCGAGGGCGCGAGCCCGGCCCTGCGCATCTTCGCTCTGTCCATGCCCGGTTATCTGGTCAGCGTCGCGGCCCAGTTCTTCCTTGAGGCCCTGCACAAGCCCAAGGCCGGGATGTGGGCCATGTGGGTGGCCAACGGGATCAATCTGGCGCTCAACCTGCTGCTGGTGCCCGACATTCTCGGCCTCGGCATCCACGGGGCGGCGGCCTCGGCCTGGGCGACCTTCGCGGCGCGGACCTCGCTGGCCGTCTTCCTGATCGTCTATATCGTGCGCCTGCCAGAGGCGCGGGAGCTGGGCGTCTTCCTCAAGCCCTCGCGCGATCCCCTGGCCGAGCGCGAGCAGCGCAAGGTCGGCTACGGAGCCGGTTCCAGCTATTTCATCGAGGTCGGAGCCTTCGCCGCCATGACCTTCATCGCCGGCCAGCTGGGCGCGATCGAGACCTCGGCCTGGGCCATCGTGCTCAATGTCTCGGCCATCGTCTTCATGGTCCCCATGGGGCTGTCGGCGGCGACGGCGGTGCTGGTCGGCCGGGCCTATGGCGCGCGCGACGGACGTGGCGTCCTGAGGGCCGGTCTGGTCGGGATCGGGGTGGTCACCGTGCTGACGGTGGTGGTGGCCATCGGCCTGTGGCTCTTCGCCCCGGTGGTGGCCAGCGCCTACAACCGCGATCCCCTGTTGCTGGCGGTCGTGACCCCCGCGCTCGTTCTGGCGACCCTGTTCTTCGTGGCGGACGGCATTCAGGTGGTCTCGGCCTCGGCCAACCGCGCCGCGGGCGACGTCTGGTGGCCGACCATCATGCATTTCGGCGCCTACACCCTGGTGATGATGCCGGTCGGCTGGATCCTGGCCCACCAGCTCGGCGTCAACGGCCTGGTCTGGGCGGTGATCATCGCCAGCCTGGTATCCTCGGCCCTGCTGACGGGCCGGTTCGTGCGCGTGGCGAGGCGGCTGAGCGCCTAA
- a CDS encoding VOC family protein, with amino-acid sequence MSRSVLFYTWILDFKLAHIFPGPTDPAYAILTRDGDELHLSSQADDGIAGQSILVLTKDVDADFAAMKERGFVPPDREESPLHQGPIDQTWGTREFAVDDPDGNTVCFVQR; translated from the coding sequence ATGTCCCGTTCGGTCCTGTTCTACACCTGGATTCTGGACTTCAAGCTCGCGCACATCTTTCCCGGCCCGACGGATCCCGCCTACGCCATCCTGACGCGCGACGGCGACGAACTGCACCTGTCCAGCCAGGCCGACGACGGGATCGCGGGCCAGTCGATCCTGGTGCTGACGAAGGACGTCGACGCCGACTTCGCGGCGATGAAGGAGCGCGGCTTCGTCCCGCCCGACCGCGAGGAATCGCCCCTGCATCAGGGACCGATCGACCAGACCTGGGGCACGCGGGAGTTCGCCGTCGATGACCCGGACGGCAATACGGTCTGTTTCGTACAGCGTTAG
- the metG gene encoding methionine--tRNA ligase: MARILITSALPYINGIKHLGNLAGSMLPADVWARFKRGQGHDVLYICATDEHGTPAELAAAAAGQDVRTYCDEQHQIQKAAGEAFGLSYDHFGRSSNPPNHRLTQHFAAQLEANGLIEERVDRMIYSIDDARFLPDRYVEGTCPHCAYPKARGDQCDNCGRLLDPTDLIDPYSSVSGSRNLEVRDTRHLYLLQTKLEQPIRDWIESKGDWQTLAKSIAYKHLDEGLIDRGITRDLAWGIPVVKDGFPRPGMEDKVFYVWFDAPIEYIGATQEWAEKHGTTWRDWWRLDAGAEDVRYVQFMGKDNVAFHTVSFPATIIGSGEPWKTVDTLKAFNWLNWYGGKFSTSQKRGVFMDQALELLPADYWRWHLTAYGPEGSDAAFTWEQFQSTTNKDLADVLGNFVNRIVKFTESKFGGVVPEGGEAGPVEAKLIEDVNAGIAETTAAFEAMEFRKACQALRAVWVLGNEYLQVAAPWTAFKTDPAQAAVGVRMGLNLVALFARIAAPVMPFSAVKIAASVGATDLTWPAPGEDWTTALPLGQTVQAAEVLFRKIEDVQVAEWSERFGGAEA, from the coding sequence ATGGCCCGCATCCTGATCACCTCGGCCCTGCCGTACATCAACGGCATCAAGCACCTGGGGAATCTGGCGGGCTCCATGTTGCCGGCCGACGTCTGGGCGCGGTTCAAGCGCGGGCAGGGGCATGACGTCCTCTATATCTGCGCCACCGACGAACACGGCACCCCGGCCGAGCTGGCCGCCGCCGCCGCCGGTCAGGACGTGCGCACCTATTGCGACGAACAGCACCAGATCCAGAAGGCGGCGGGCGAGGCCTTCGGCCTGAGCTACGACCATTTCGGCCGCTCCTCCAATCCGCCGAACCATCGCCTGACCCAGCATTTTGCTGCGCAACTGGAGGCGAACGGCCTGATTGAAGAGCGTGTCGACCGGATGATCTATTCGATCGACGACGCCCGCTTCCTGCCCGACCGCTATGTCGAGGGGACCTGCCCGCACTGCGCCTATCCCAAGGCGCGCGGGGACCAGTGCGACAACTGCGGCCGCCTGCTGGACCCGACTGATCTGATCGATCCCTATTCCTCGGTTTCGGGCTCAAGGAACCTCGAGGTTCGCGACACCCGCCACCTCTATCTGTTGCAGACGAAGCTGGAACAGCCGATCCGCGACTGGATCGAGAGCAAGGGCGACTGGCAGACCCTGGCCAAGTCCATCGCCTACAAACACCTCGACGAAGGCCTGATCGACCGCGGCATCACCCGCGACCTGGCCTGGGGCATTCCGGTGGTCAAGGACGGCTTCCCCCGCCCGGGGATGGAGGACAAGGTCTTCTACGTCTGGTTCGACGCCCCCATCGAATACATCGGCGCCACCCAGGAATGGGCCGAGAAGCACGGCACGACCTGGCGCGACTGGTGGCGTCTCGATGCCGGCGCGGAAGACGTTCGCTACGTCCAGTTCATGGGCAAGGACAACGTCGCCTTCCACACTGTCAGCTTCCCCGCGACCATCATCGGCTCGGGCGAGCCGTGGAAGACGGTCGACACCCTGAAGGCCTTCAACTGGCTGAACTGGTACGGCGGCAAGTTCTCCACGTCCCAGAAGCGCGGCGTCTTCATGGATCAGGCGCTGGAGCTGCTGCCCGCCGACTACTGGCGCTGGCACCTGACCGCCTATGGCCCCGAGGGCTCGGACGCGGCCTTCACCTGGGAGCAGTTCCAGTCGACGACCAACAAGGACCTGGCCGATGTGCTGGGCAATTTCGTCAACCGCATCGTCAAATTCACCGAGTCGAAGTTCGGCGGTGTTGTGCCCGAGGGCGGCGAGGCCGGCCCGGTCGAGGCGAAGCTGATCGAGGACGTCAACGCCGGCATCGCCGAGACCACCGCCGCCTTCGAGGCCATGGAGTTCCGCAAGGCCTGTCAGGCCCTGCGCGCCGTCTGGGTGCTGGGCAATGAGTATCTGCAGGTCGCGGCGCCCTGGACCGCGTTCAAGACCGATCCGGCGCAGGCCGCGGTAGGCGTCCGCATGGGTCTGAACCTGGTGGCCCTGTTCGCTCGTATCGCAGCGCCGGTCATGCCTTTCTCGGCGGTGAAGATCGCGGCGTCAGTCGGGGCCACCGACCTGACGTGGCCCGCGCCGGGCGAGGACTGGACCACGGCTCTGCCGCTTGGCCAGACCGTTCAGGCCGCCGAGGTCCTGTTCAGGAAGATCGAGGACGTTCAGGTCGCCGAATGGTCCGAACGCTTCGGCGGGGCGGAGGCCTAG
- a CDS encoding TerC family protein, giving the protein MESLFTPHLISQLAALGQVLMIDLVLAGDNAVAVGLAAASLPQEQRRKAILVGLGFAVVLRILFALITVQLMAIVGLLLAGGFLLLWVCWKMWRELREQATHDQAEAQRELELAASIEHGQGPSPEELGIKRKTFGAALVQILIADVTMSLDNVLAVAGAAHEHPWILAGGLLISIALMGLAATYIARLLNRFRWIGYVGLFIVLFVAGRMIWDGGRSVIVRTGHMDEFNASAPAFLDIGHEEAAEYLRGTKDAKAAHTGGDVAKV; this is encoded by the coding sequence ATGGAATCCCTCTTCACGCCCCATCTGATCAGCCAGCTCGCCGCACTCGGCCAGGTGCTTATGATCGACCTCGTCCTGGCCGGCGACAACGCTGTCGCCGTGGGTCTCGCCGCCGCCTCACTGCCGCAGGAGCAGCGCCGCAAGGCCATTCTGGTCGGTCTGGGCTTTGCGGTCGTGCTGCGGATCCTGTTCGCCCTGATCACCGTCCAGCTGATGGCCATCGTCGGTCTGCTGCTGGCGGGCGGCTTCCTGCTGCTCTGGGTGTGCTGGAAGATGTGGCGCGAGCTGCGCGAACAGGCGACCCACGATCAGGCCGAGGCCCAGAGGGAGCTGGAACTGGCCGCCTCGATCGAGCACGGTCAAGGCCCGAGCCCGGAAGAACTCGGCATCAAGCGCAAGACCTTCGGCGCCGCCCTGGTCCAGATTCTGATCGCCGACGTGACCATGTCGCTGGACAATGTCCTGGCCGTCGCCGGCGCCGCGCACGAGCATCCCTGGATCCTGGCGGGCGGCCTGCTGATCTCCATCGCCCTGATGGGTCTGGCCGCGACCTATATCGCCCGGCTGCTGAACCGCTTCCGCTGGATCGGCTATGTCGGCCTGTTCATCGTCCTGTTCGTCGCGGGCCGGATGATCTGGGACGGCGGCCGTTCGGTCATCGTCCGCACCGGCCATATGGACGAGTTCAACGCATCGGCCCCCGCCTTCCTCGACATCGGTCACGAAGAGGCGGCGGAATATCTGCGCGGGACGAAGGACGCCAAGGCGGCCCACACCGGCGGAGACGTGGCGAAGGTCTAG